From Lucilia cuprina isolate Lc7/37 chromosome 4, ASM2204524v1, whole genome shotgun sequence:
GCCTATGAATACATGTCTGCCTACATTGATTCGGCTAAAGAAGTAGGTCGTTTGGAGAATGCCATAGGCTGGTATCACAGTCATCCTGGTTATGGTTGCTGGCTTTCGGGCATTGATGTCTCCACACAAATGCTTAATCAAAACTTTCAAGAACCCTTTGTGGCCATTGTCGTAGATCCTGTCCGTACTGTCTCTGCTGGCAAAGTGTGTTTAGGTGCCTTCCGCACTTATCCAAAGGGTTACAAGGCTCCCAATGAAGAACCCTCAGAATACCAAACTATACCGTTGAATAAAATTGAAGATTTCGGTGTTCATTGCAAACAATATTATCCCTTGGAAGTTAGTTATTTCAAATCGGCTTTAGATCGTAAACTTTTGGATTCTTTGTGGAACAAATATTGGGTCAATACTTTAGGCAGTTCTGGCTTGTTAACTAATACTGAATACACTACTGGTCAGATATTTGATTTGTCTGAAAAGTTGGAACAAAGTGAGTCTAGTTTGGGTAgaggtacttttttgatatcGGGTAAGATTGGTCGatgaaattatttatgaaattttaataaacataactAAAATCTTTTGTAAGGTGGCGATGTGAATGAGAAGCGCACCGAAGACAAATTAACCAAGGCCACACGTGATTGCAGTCGCGCTTCAATTGAATTAATTCATGGTCTAATGGCTCAAATTGCCAAAGATAAACTATTCAATAAAGTTGGTTTGGAAAAGAAGTAGAAGATGGCGTGAGTCATCAGAAGAGGATTTGCATTACTTATAacaaagcattaaaaaaataaatgaatttaaaaaattcgtaataaatttctcatttttaatTAACTCATTAACTATCCGTACGAATTAAAGGAACGTGTACAAATTCTAAATATTGAGGTTGTTCTCCTGTAAATGAAACAATAACATAAAtactataatctatatatataaaaagagtcgcgttactgactgactgattcatcatcgcacagcccaaacggctgaacctagaatcatgaaattttgacagtagatgtgtttttggttatgtagatccactaaggagggatttttggaaatttgcacatttacgggtagaaaggggaaaaacgggtaaaacaggttttctttaATATCTTACATattattagtgatacaagaaattttaaatgcatctgtatctactcttaaaatgagcagatgggtgtctggtacttttttgaatttcgtacttttaaggggtaaaaatgtgtaacaaaggtgattttggtacctctttcagccctttataacttttaaactaattaacataatcaaaaaatattttggatacatctctcaaaattatgagacacctgtttcgtacttttttaaaattcagccctatttgggtgtaaaagggacaaaactgtatttatggtactttttttttagcacattaagaaaactttttcggtttattgaattattcatattaaattacggactaactttgtaatatttattgtaataaaatttttttgctatttcactggttaaaaaagtaccaaaaaggggaaaaacgggaaatttaattttattcaaactcattgagccaacttttataaaatttcaaaaagtagtttatttactcacacaaaataagcttttggtatattattttgaaaattcgagtactaaggcctatataggaccaaattcgagtaaattgtttggaaccttttttaaagcactatttttctggaacaattgaatgcagatttgaatcttttgagttttatctgCGATATATAGCTTTAAACACGAACATtctgtaaacttaattctcgaaaaagtatatctCTAAGCGAAATGGAGAAACATTGtattctttttattagtactttccacttaggtaaactttatttcACGTTTGGtacttccttcaaatgataatctatgtatgttctttaatatgaactgaaaacacatgattattaaacataaataaaatcctttaagagacaactttttagtactttttatctcataaattgtacttttttaattttttaaaatattcaacctaggaacattaattttaatatacatggtcttgactgaataatattctggaagtgggaagtatttggtactttttattattcaaatggattctttataatggttaaccggaacacacggtccttattaaatgagaatttattgaaagagctctttgtactttttcgtttttccgatggtactttttgatatttttacgatattgaacatagttagggtagcgaagcacccagggtatgctagtagatatataaatagataaataggtaGATGGATAGGCAGAtagattatagatagatagatagatagatagatagatagatagatagatagatagatagatagatagatagatagatagatagatagatagatagatagatagatagatatattgatagatagatagatagatagatagatagatagatagatagatagatagatagatagatagatagatagatagatagatagatagatagatagatagatagatagatagatagatagatagatagatagatagacagatagacagatagacagacagatagatagatgtatagatagataggtatatagatagataaattgatGGAGAAATTGATAGAGAAATTGAtatatagatagaaagatagataaatagatagttagatagatagatagatagatagatagatagatagatagatagatagatagatagataaatagatagaaagatagataaatagatagatagatagatagatagatagatagatagatagatagatagatagatagatagatagatagatagatatatagatagttatatagttatataGATATACagttagataggtagatagatagatagatagatagatagatagatagataggtatatagatagataaattgatGGAGAAATTGATAGAGAAATTGATATATAGATAGAAAGATTGAtaaatagatagttagatagatagataaatagatagttagatagatagttagatagatagataaatagatagaaagatagataaatatatagatagatagatagatagatagatagatagatagatagatagatagatagatagatagatagatagatagatagatagatagatagatagatagatagatagatagatagatagatagatagatagatagatagatagatacatagatagttATATAGATATACAgttagagagatagatagatagataaattgatGGAGAAATTGATAGAGAAATTGATATATAGATAGAAAGATTGAtaaatagatagttagatagatagttagatagatagataaatagatagttagatagatagttagatagatagataaatagatagaaagatagataaatatatagatagatagatagatagatagatagatagatagatagatagatagatagatagatagattgatagatagatagatagatagatacatagatagttatatagttatataGATATACAgttagagagatagatagatagatagatagatagatagatagatagatagatagatagatagatagatagatagatagaaagatagatagatagatagatagatagatagatagatagatagatagatagatagatagatagatagatagatagatagatagatagatagatagatagatagatagatagatagatagatagatagatagatagatagatagatagatagatagatagatagatagatagatagatagatagatagatagatagatagatagatagatagatagatagagatagatagatagatagatagatagatagatagatagatagatagataaatagatagatagatagatagatagatagatagatagatag
This genomic window contains:
- the LOC111680162 gene encoding COP9 signalosome complex subunit 5, with protein sequence MDADSARKSWELENNIKTLPSCDEIFRYDAEQQRQILDAKPWEKDHHYFKDIKISALSLLKMVMHARSGGTLEIMGLLLGKVEDNTMIVMDAFALPVEGTETRVNAQSQAYEYMSAYIDSAKEVGRLENAIGWYHSHPGYGCWLSGIDVSTQMLNQNFQEPFVAIVVDPVRTVSAGKVCLGAFRTYPKGYKAPNEEPSEYQTIPLNKIEDFGVHCKQYYPLEVSYFKSALDRKLLDSLWNKYWVNTLGSSGLLTNTEYTTGQIFDLSEKLEQSESSLGRGTFLISGGDVNEKRTEDKLTKATRDCSRASIELIHGLMAQIAKDKLFNKVGLEKK